TAAAGAACACCACTTTAGTCGGAATGAGTGAGACGCTCGCGGTTTGCGAATATTTCGGATTtgctatgactttcttcagtgtatCGACACTTTTCATCCTGCTCACCATGGCGCTGGAGAGGTGTCTCTCCATCGGGTACCCTTACCACTACGGACGACATGTCACCAAGCGCCGTGGATACATCACCATCCCTTGCATATATTTACTCTGCTTTCTCTTCTGCTTGATGCCTTTCGCTGGCTTTGGGGAATATGTGCAATACTGTCCCGGGACGTGGTGTTTTATTGCCATGAATCCCAAGGGGAAGGAGGACCAGGCTTATGCCAATGTTTATGCTACTGTGATGCTTCTTATTATCATAGTTATAGTGGCATGCAATTGTTTTGTAGTTTATCACCTGGTGTTGATGAACCGGAGGCGCAAACAGAACCGAGGGTCTGTGCACACCCGGAGTAAAAGGGACAGGAGGTACTTCTCATGGGCAGAGGAGGTGGAACATCTCATTCTCCTGGTCTTCATGACAGTCATATTTGTCATATGCTCACTGCCTTTAATGGTAAGACTAGCACATATTTTGACAGGATGAGAATTATTGGTAGTGTCAGTGACGTAACActcttttgttttcttcttctttttgttgATCTATTAAAATAAGGCAGATTAAAATAATTAGCACTAAGTGTAAAAATCaacaaaagcatcttctttgcactaagtgcaaatagcgttAAATGCTGTTTGCTCTCTAGTGCatatagtggcagatactcttacacccctgtgtaaatacaaacatacagtatagtggcatcactgccacagacaccctacaccaacccctacccctaaccccACCATACAAAAATTaacccatggttttactacagtaaccatattatcaccatggtatttttctagtaaaatGATAGTAACCACAgaaataaacatggttactattaacTGCTTTTaacatgttactgtagtaacagcatggttagtacatcagaactatatagtttccaccaaaacacatgattacaacaatattactacagtaaaaccatgattaattttatccagatcaaatccttctctcaactccccgaccttcactgtgaccaaatcactgtgaggaatcTCTTATTTATTACCATAAGTAGaattataggaaatattaagagtagagacatGGGAAAATATGTCAAGGGGAAGGATTCGAACCCAGATCTCCAGCATGACAACACCGTCGTTATACCCAGAGATACTACAGCTGCACATGGGGGTACAGTTTGTTGTAAAATCCTGTGTTTTCATCAGACTATTGGAGCACAAATAGTCATTTAGTTATCCAATCTTTTAATCCACTAAATGTTTAACCCgttaaccagtttaatgtctGTGCCCCCTCCCGAACAATTCAAAGCAgttgaccccaaataaatctgtcatggCCGTCTTGAAtttggtctgagcagtggtgggtggagttagtgtaaatagcctctgccaacaagatgggctatttgcacttagtataAATAAACACTCCATTAAAGCAAGGGCATATCAGCCAGGGGACACGTGAGGGACACGTACCCCACACtctttaaaaaaatttgattagGTCCCTCACTCTTtttcaagctaaacccataccgagtacaaatggtggatttgtatacagttttCTTTGCgctttgttactttgggctgattgagcagccatccagccaatcacggttgagtttcatgagccaaaaCAACCCTTGCGTAATAGgtcgtcagtcagacagtctaatcaacacagctctgttcatttttacaaagttgctttcaacaatgcttatTTATCCATGTTTTGATCGGCTTTGATGTTGATGTAAATTCATAATCTAGAGACAAGCAAAACACACAAATGAAAGATATTTATCAGCATGTCACTCTTGATTGGCAGTAttatacggaagaggattagggccaagcaataataaaaaaaaataaagccatctcgagattaaagtcattataatgcgagattaaactcgttaaatttcgagaaaaaagtcgaaatacaatcttgagaataaactcattaaatatcgagattaaagtcattataatgcgagattaaactcgttaaatttcgagaaaaaagtcgaaatacaatcttgagaataaactcattaaatatcgagattaaagtaattataatgcgagattaaactcgttaaatttcgagaaaaaagtcgaaatacaactggcgacctgtccagggtgtcccccgcctttcgcccaatgttagctgggataggctccagccccccgcgaccctgtacacaggataagcggttgacgatggatggatggatggaagtcgaaatacaatcttgagaataaactcattaaatatcgagattaaaataattataatgcgagattaaactcgttaaatttcgagaaaaaagtcgaaatacaatcttgagaataaactcattaaatatcgagaataaagtcgttgtgtttcgagaaaaaactcgttaagtttaatctcgcattataatgactttattctcgatatttaatgagtttattctcaagattgtatttcgacttttttctcgaaatttaacgagtttaatctcgcattataatgacttattctcaagattgtatttcaatttttttcgcgaaatttaacgagtttaatctcgcattataatgactttaatctcgagatggttttatttttttattattgcttggccctaatcctcttccatagtattacatgaaatgcactgcaaaaaaaaaaacaaaggacaatccttcttttaagcacacattgtaagtggagtttatgtcAGTGcttgagtcttcattaagttattcTTTTTACATTATGCTTGTGAGGTAAAAGATTGATCGGttctttttgccaatttaagcagattactagatctgtgttaaatatatgtaaagcgacttttaatatcagctcctgttttttaacTATATGCtggtgtgcagtcgacaaactgtaagaaaaaagatagatctgctgtgttcttagaacacaaacattttacgGAAGTCAATAGATATGCACAcagtttttttatacatgaaaacgtacggacattattgaaactcatgaTAATAGAATACTAGTATTGTTGttttttgataaaagtcattcacagcagctcacaaactgtagggaaatgatagatttgctttgttattgTAATGCATAAAACCTCTaataaagtctctttgtaggtctttagacatacacattttaaagggttaaattaTATAGTAAATACTGCAATATATAAATAAGTGTTGTGTCTGTGCAAGTTATTATGAGGTTATAGAAAAGAGACATTACAGTGCATACTCGTCTTTTTACGACTTTTTAGAGAAAGCATGATGTACTACCAGTTAATTTGATAGCATCTTTCAAAAGCAAACAAAAGGTTTTCAGTCTCCTTTATTAGTTACTGGGGATGGATATGCTATGGTTTCCAGATAGTAACCACATATTTACTTCTCAGTGTATTAATAGACAGGAATGGTTATACAAATTAATAGGTTTTGATCTGTCTTGGAGAAGCTTGAGTGCATATTATGGATGTGGTATGGAAATGGCATTATCAGTGTATGGAGGCATGAAAGATCAACACATTACACAGGGACCGGGATTTCAAGGGTTGCAAGACCTTGGTGGCGCACATGACTTCAAGCAGCCCGTGCTGTTATCTCATGATCTCCTCATAGCTTGTGTTGCAACGGAGTTAGCTGGCATGTGTTGATCCTGGCATCACACAATTCTTGTGAAAGGCAATTAGACGGTGgctagcacacaaacacactgggtGCAAAAAGATTAGTAGGTCTGCTTTTATATGGTAACACAATTACTCTTGCAGTCTTCCTCTGCAGTTGAAACCAGACTCTTAACTGTTCACCCCTAACTCACCCTTCAGTGATCTGGAACAACAGTGCCCACATTATTAATTTAAAGCTAATTATTAACAGTAGGCGAAGGACATAATTCAACATGTGTGGCTCCCTCTGGCCCACTGGTTTGATCTGAGTTTATTAAATACAATTCAGAATAAATGAGAAGCAATATCATTTCAGTTCCCATTTGAGTTCCCAGCAACCCACTGACTAAACATGTTGGATTGGGTAAACATGATGAAAATATGTGGAAATATTTTAAAGGTTAATTGTATCATTTTTGCTAAACTTACTATATTGGTTAAGACAATGTTGttgggctggtcgggatgctAAAAAAACATATGATATattagtgtttacacttttcatggAAGCACCCTACAAATGGCTGCATATAAAGCTGCAATaggcaaattattttaacttttaaaaaaacgaCAAACTTCATCTTTAAAGTTTACTGTGACAATCAGACCTTCAGTAGTTTTTGAAATGCAGGGTGAAATAAGTTTAATCAGTATGTTAATAATACTTATTTAAGGTCATCTGTGAGAAATAATTATCTTGAGCAAATGGAACTATTTGGTAAAGtataacattttatgtatatttGCTCATCCATacgggcggcacggtggtgcagcggttagcactgtcgcctcacagcaagaaggtcatgggttcaaaccctggttgccccggcctttctgtgtggagtttgcatgttctccccgtgtctgcgtgggttctctccgggtactctggcttcctcccaccatccaaaagacatgcaggctaggttaattggtgtctccaaaaattgccctaggtgtggaggtgagtgtgagtgtatgtctgtctatgtgtggccctgcgatggactggcgacctgtccagggtgtcccctgcctttcgcccaatgttagctgggataggctccagccccctgcgaccctgtacacaggataagtggttgacgatggatggatggattgctcATCCATCTTTTTAAAAATTGTTCTTATAAAAGAGAGAGAGTAAAAACAAGGCTTAAGCTTGATCACACCAGGCTATGAGCATGCAAAACTATTTTGAGCAGTGCAAaagaccaggatatgatgtcacacacACAAGGTGTTCTGGTTTTAATACATCAGAAATAACTATCATCcatctttttaaatattgttcttatgacatttacatttatgcatttggcagacgcttttatccaaggcgacttacagagcccttattacagagacaatcccccggagcaacctggagttaagtgccttgctctaggacacaatggtggtggctgtggggatcgaaccagcgaccttctgattacccgtttaccagttatgtgctttagaccgctacaccaccaccactccaccacttaTGAAAGAGGGAGAGAGTAAAAAAACAAGGCTTAAGCTTGATCACACCAGGCTATGAGCATGCAAATCTATTTTGAACAGTGCAAaagaccaggatatgatgtcacacacAAGGGGTTCTGGTTTTAATACATCAGAAATAACTAATATTATATTCCAAATGTTAGAATATACATTCTACTAACTTTCcaacattaataaaacaaatagctttgaaatatgtatactTTTAATTGAACCAAGGGGTCAGCGTGTGACATTTTGATCTTTCATTGGTCACATGTCTTCAAGTCAgatttcaccaaacttgaacttccCTCTGCAGTATAGTGCAAAATGTCTTtgcatgagcttgcatttccGATCTCCCACGTTCAgatgcgtttgaatgggagtgaaagGATTGAGTAATGTGACTGCCCCTTTATATTAATAAAGGATTAGGAGCAAAGGTAAACAAAGATGAGACTTTGGAAAATAAGATTAATCATTTCTGTATTATCTGTATTATAGTATAATCTGTTAATCTAGGAGAATTTATTCTGATTTGACCAAGAGGCTTTTAAAGTGATACTTATGAGTCGTTTATTGGGAAATCCAGaatgaagacatcaagagagtaATTTTATGCATTACTTATTTCATGGGTGAAATACAGAGAAAACCCTGGCTTTGGCAGGCTGTGTTGTAGTTAAAAGGTTTATGTTTTTGAGTTTTTTCTGCACACCAAAAATCTTAACAGTCCTAGAGACTGTTCCCACACAAGGAATGGAATAGTTTCAATGAAAATCTTAGTTAAAAGTAAAAGCTTCTTTTCtaacattcaaaatcaataggACAGATGACCGTTTATCAGATAAGAATCTTGCCTTTTAAAGTCTTATCTGTTGTTTAGAGTAATAATGACCTGTTGAGAGGTAATCCAAATTAAACACACTATCTTGTAAATGAGATAAAACACATCCAAGTTGTGGTCATTAATACTGATAAATGAGCAGGTGTCTTATGTCAACAAATATAATGGATTCTTACTTGCTAGATTGAATATGGTTGGAAATTCTTGGGATAGAATCAAAAGTCAAAAGTACGCTTTGGGCCAGACAGCATTTAGAGAAACACATATTTCTACATAATGCTTTTATTATGACTAGTGTTCACATCTGATCAAACATCAGATGAACTTCACATGCTGGCAAGCAGTGATATTAAATAACAGAGAGGATTAGTAATGTATTTTGCTAAATTAGAAGAAGTGTTTTTAAGATTAAAATTAGATACTTTTCCTAAAACAAATGTGAGTGGTGCCTGTCTGTGCAAAACTCACCGACAAGTGTGCTGTGAGTGGTTGCCAGTGTGTTTATTTACTGGCTTTTACAGTGACCATCAGACCTGCGTAGTTGATAGACTTCTGTTTATGCAAATAAATATCTCAATTTTTGATTCTTCTTGACATTGAAATTTGATTTCATTACATTGTTAAAAGAAACAGTCGTATGGCTTCAGCCTTTCTCTTTGGTTTCAATGGTAAGCCTCCATTTATGCGGAAACTGCCCCAACAGAAAAAATCTTTGCCTGGGGCAGAGACACCAAATGCTATCTGTGGTTTATGTTGGATGACACTTCTAAATTACTCTCTTCTTCTGTTTAGATCCGTGTGTACATTAACTCCACGGGCAAGCCTAGAGGGGGCCACAAGACTGACCTTATAGCACTGCGCTTCCTCTCTGTCAACTCCATCATCGACCCTTGGGTGTTCATCATCCTCAGCCCGTCGGTGATGCGCTTCCTTTGGGGGGCGCTGTGTAAGACCACCTTCCTGCCCTCCAGGAATTCTTTGTTTCAAACTTCCATTGCCAAGAACCCACCTGGGCAAGTTGAGCTATACCAGCCCAGCTCCATCTCAGTGGAGACCACTCATCTCAACAAGTCTGTTCAGATGATTTGACATGATGAGGACATTATGGATTCCAGTGTGGTTGGAGAATACAGTATTCTGGACTGAATGGGTCCATCTAAGAATGGATATACAGAGGAAGCAAGAGGTTTTGATGAAGTTCTTTGAAAGACTTCCAAAGTCCTGAATTTTCCCTTGGGGATCAATGAAACATCTCAAtcactctcatctctctctctctgactgtctgtctgttgttctgtctgactatctatctggTTCTTTTTCTTACTGTAATGTCCGTATAACCATCAAATATCAAACTTTTAAAagtagtttaaactttcagatgATGTGTCAAGCCATCATCAAATTTTGTCGTAATATGTTGGCTTGACTTCTACATACATGGTTTAGGGTTGTTACAAAATCACAAAAAGACCACAATTATCAACTGTAAATCATCCTAGAACTTTCCAGCTACGTCCACCAAACGCAGCACAGACACTCAAGACCCCTATGTACTTCATATGAAATCGAAGAACTaatggaagtgacgtttcaaacaaAAACGGCCACATATCTAATGTGCCCAAAATAAGATATGCCACTATCAcgattcttttgtctgtattctgcccattaacacacttttatacacatatctttgcagtagtattagtgtcatcataaattacaataacagagtgtaaccggTGCATACTATGGTCATGTACACCATGTTAGCGCAGTAtcgccatgaatgcagaatgtaaacatgacaaattacacattatctactgcatatatattactttaaattatcattgagtggttaatccagcatcttttactgatcttatgtgaattctactcatagaatgaggcatgaagtcactGATTACACAATTTTATGTCACATTAGGTGATATAGGTGTTTTACATgtactcttttcttttttcttccctttttctcccaatttggaatgcccaattcccacttagtaggtcctcgtggtggcacagttactcacctcaatccggttggcagaggacaagtctcagttgcctccgcttctgaaacagtcaatccatgcatcttatcgcgtggctcgCTATGGATGACACCGCAGAGAATCAcagcatgggaggctcatgctactttccacaatccatgcacaatttaccacgtgccccattgagagtgagaacccctaatcgctaccacaaggaggttaccccatgtgactctaccctccctagcaactgggccaatttggttacttgggagacctggctggagttactcagcacgctctggattcaaactcacgactcaaggggtggtagtcagcactcactgagctacccaggccccctacatGTACTCTTATGTGTCCTCATGTTTAAATGCCCTTCTAATCTCCTCCTCCACCTGTGTGGCCGGTGTATGAATGTTTACAAACAACAAACTGTTGTTGAACTGTCAAACTTCTTTTTGACTTGAAGAAGAACTTCGCCGTTAATATACCAGGGCCTTTAGACTGCTCTGACATAGGCCAGgtccacaataatacatttttgtctgaaaATACATTGATTTCACTAGGTTTCCGCTTCATCCACACTACAACAGCGTTTTCCTCCTCTGAAAAAGGAAAACACTCTCGATTACCGCATGCTTTGGAAAACTATATATTTTCTAACTGATTGGAATTACGGAATTCACACAGTGGgtgatctgtctatctgtctgtccatccgtccatccgtctatccatccatccatccatccaaaaacATCTTAACTGATTTGTGGTGTCCAAGGGGaatttgtgtttttttgctgatgtaaaaacaaatatagaAACCCCCTGAGGTTGTTTGactgggagagtgagataaaccCAACTGTGAGGTCAAAGGGATTTGGCTTGTTCCCTCAACTGCTGCAATAATTGTTTGGAAATTGAGGGCATTGTCAACAATTTTTCAAGGCATGTTTCAGTGGTGCATGTTGTGCATGGAGCATTTCAAAGAGGATATTCTGTGCTAGACTGTCAGATActcagtaaaacaagacaagccATTTTCTCTACAGAAACTGACCTTAAGCAGTCATTCCATGATTATTGCACATTCAAGTTTCCACTTTATGGGGGTTCTGCTTTCCTGGTCATTGGTTACATTGCATGTTCTCCCATGCAGTctgtgactttttatttttttattatcaactTAATCACGTGGCGTGGTTTCCTACATTTCAAGATGAGCAGTTCCTCAAATGTCAGTGTTCAGGAATACAAACTTGTAGAAGTTTCAACTTGTATTTATTATATCTACATATTTATTGTGCTTTAATTTATGATGATGCAACAGCAAGTCAAAGACATAATTGTGTCTTAGTGTATGTAGGTTGTCAGAATGCAAAGGGAGATTCTGATTGTAAATAATTGTAAAGTTTTTGCTTGCATACGCACTACAATGTGGTGGCGATCGGTAGGTGCAAACAAATGATTTAAAAGAACTGTTCTTTGTGTCTTAAGTTTTTATGTGCCTTTGAATGTCTTAAATGTACTTGTGAAATATTATGATGCTTGTGCTATGTCTATGCATGTTGAAGTGTTGTAAATTGTCAAGCCTGTTCTTAAACGCTCATCATGTCATAGCCATCTAGATACACAGTGAAAAGGAGAAAATTAGGGTGTTTCTCTacgaaaacaaaaaagaaagaaaaagaaacagaacATGCTAACTCCCCCTAAGGCCATAAACATACTCTACCCAAGTACGCAGGCGTAGATGCTTGGCCAAAACACTGCAAAAGCAAAGTACTTTACTTTGTTAGTCGGTAGCAAAGTTTAGTAATCAAGGGTCCAATAGAGATACTTCAAATGTCTTTGCTAATTTCATAAGTTCACAaactgacacatttcagaatgcaactGTATATGAAATCAAACTTGTGCAGCTAGTGGTGTTTGCGTTCAGGTTCTTGTATAGAGTATGTTTCGAGATTTAAGATGCTTTCACACTAGAGAAAGCTGTGACGAAATGTTTGATGGATAGGAATGCATTTCATGCATTATGGGGGAGGGGGAGCCAGGTCAGTTTGAAATCTAATGGGAATACTTTGATTTCTGAAAGCAAATCTGGTCACCTTCAGAGTGGGTTGCAGCAAAACAGAATTTTTTCTCAACATTTGGTCACTTTTGTCAATGCTTTTGTTTTTCCTGTTCTTCTTTTGCAACACACTGCATTGATGTAGCACTAAAGGAATTGTATAAATTAGCGGGAAACATTTTTTTGCACCCCACAATTCCCCATCTTGCAGGCAGGTTGTGGAGAATGCAACAGATTACCATGATCTGGAATACTTAACTGAGATTGTACAGCAttgtgtaacggtagccagctagtacgtgatagctgtgcagtgtgtaaacctctctctcctggccttaagagatgcactacatttacatttacatttatgcatttggcagacgcttttatccaaagcgacttacagtgcaattattacagtcaatccccccggagcaacctggagttaagtgtcttgctcaaggacacaatggtggtggctgtggggttagaatctgcgaccttctgattaacagccctgtgctttagccactacaccaccgccactacgccaccactgcACTAATGACCGAGGCTAGAGGCCATAACTCATGGCACCAAGGATCGCTGGTTTGAATCACTTATCAGGCAGGTCGAGTAGGACTGGTGCCAATTGCACCACCACTGTGATCCAGGAACCTGAACCGGCTctttaaaatgccaaaagtgaACTTGACTAAACTAGAAGATTTACGCAATTCTTtcataaaaatttatttaatgTCTGCAGTATTAGTGCAATGTTAATGACTCCGGACGCCGAGAGGGTCCCCACCCCAGTAGGAAAGCTATGCAAAAACCACTTgaggtgacatgttgttctggtaCAAGTGCAAACATGCCATTTTCAGCGTGTGGTTCACGTTAGAAGCTGCTGGGTTCCGgtcagtaggactttgggtttgtaatttatgaaaaaagatATAGGCCTTGTTTCACTCATATGCTCAGATATGCATGAAcagatgagttaggggccgttcaccccaaaaatgttattgtgtgcgtctgctctgttttttcattgttttcctatgtaaacgcGCAAGACTAACGTCCTTGACTGCTGTACCGTGTCTCAGTGTTTCTTCAGTGTGTTATGCAGTGACTGGCACATTTTTATacactgtttcaagttaataAGAACTTCAAATACATATATTGAGGCACCAGCGTTCTGTTTCTAGACTACATCTAGACTATTTTTAGTGCAGGTGTGATaaagatttaacattttgaacAAGCATGTTCAacaagtttcagcacttgataaatggccatgttttttccctttctgctctagtgtgctgaggggcacACTATTGTACGTGCCTTGTACGTTTACTGTTACTGTTATGTATGCCTATGATGCTTACTTAAagtacagccttttgcaacatggtgaacaatatATTGTagcatcagaatataagctccaggtgaaagtaaataagacaggaatata
The Xyrauchen texanus isolate HMW12.3.18 chromosome 22, RBS_HiC_50CHRs, whole genome shotgun sequence DNA segment above includes these coding regions:
- the LOC127662570 gene encoding prostaglandin E2 receptor EP2 subtype-like translates to MESDTCHHRLNVEQNVSPAISAMMFAAGVLGNVVALILLEFRRRKERNRQRQSLFHLLVTTLVVTDLMGTCLISPLVQVAYLKNTTLVGMSETLAVCEYFGFAMTFFSVSTLFILLTMALERCLSIGYPYHYGRHVTKRRGYITIPCIYLLCFLFCLMPFAGFGEYVQYCPGTWCFIAMNPKGKEDQAYANVYATVMLLIIIVIVACNCFVVYHLVLMNRRRKQNRGSVHTRSKRDRRYFSWAEEVEHLILLVFMTVIFVICSLPLMIRVYINSTGKPRGGHKTDLIALRFLSVNSIIDPWVFIILSPSVMRFLWGALCKTTFLPSRNSLFQTSIAKNPPGQVELYQPSSISVETTHLNKSVQMI